In Rhodamnia argentea isolate NSW1041297 chromosome 1, ASM2092103v1, whole genome shotgun sequence, the genomic window ttatatattcaactattttgttcattttcaacACTTCACTTCTTCGATTTTTTAACTTTCGTTTCTTTCAAAAAGAGATACAACcttattgtgacatcctgaattttccccacattagaaaaattagaaaatgaaagaataccTCTTGATTTGTTCCTTAAGACATTTAGAAACTTTTAGAGGAAGCTAAATAGTTATTAATAAAGaagaaatcttaaaactttttgaagaaGCTAATTTTTGGCTTGCCAAGGAAACTATCTCGTAGCTTCTCGAGAAAGTAATTCCAAAACTTCTCGAGAAAGCTATCCGGTAACTTCTCGAGGGAGCTATTTTGGAGCTTCTCGAGAAAGTTATCCGGTAACTTCTCCAAGAAGCTTTTACTTGatttatttaagaagttttcgGGGAAATTTCGAAAACATAACACAATAATATTTGTTGAAGTAAAACACAAGTCAATGAAGAACATATAAGTTAACTGCAAGTCAGTTCGCTAACGGATAAGGAtcgatgtcgctttcaagtaattaatgctagGACAAGATTAATGTCACCTTCAATTACAAAGTCAAATGAGTTCACACTATAGAATTTATAAAAGCTAGATGTAATAAATGTAGTTCACATTAGAAATTGGGGGAACAAGTTAGAAAAAGTCGAAACTCGGGAAATTAgttgaaaaagtcaaaactcggggaacaaattggaaaaagtcaaaacttggggaaaaagtaaaaaaacaataataataaatagaaactTGGGGAATAAGTCGTAAAACTATTATAAATAGGGGAGGGGTCTTCTCAAAGTTCCAACcatctcctctttctctcattttctcttcttACCGCCGACTCTTTATCTTTCCCACATCTCATGCCACCAACGCTGCCTCAAGCCATCGCCGCATTGCCTCACGCCGCCGCCTCTTCCCTCCTGTCTTGTTTTATTCATCGTAGAATAAAATAGTCCGGATACAGGTAAATGAGATTACTAGATCTAACGTGGTAACGTCTGTTTGTTACTTAAACGAAGTtttgcattagattgacatgacTTGTGTGCATTTTGTGTGCAATACGAGTGTTATTGCATTAGCATGATTTGCATCGAACCAcaacaatatttttttgcattaaaatgatttgatgcatgcgCCCGCAAGAATGTATTTGTGCAAATCATCCGAGGAATGACGTATGGCCCGGATAGGCAATTTTATAGCCTAGATAGGCAATTATGGCTCGGATAGGGAAACGTTCCCTTAAAGTCTCAAGGGTTCGTATTGTGAGTATATTGAGCCGTCGTTCCCGTGAAGGTAATTATGTGAGACGTTCACCTTTTGATGACGTTAAACCCACAAATGAGTGCTCCCGGGATACGTTTTACTAAATATGGCCCGGATAGGAAAATATTTATGGCCCGGATAGGCACAAATTGGCGAGCAAGAAATAGCAGTTTGATGTGAATTGCGTGAATTGATGTGCTCATGGCATATGAACAAAAGTAATGTGGTGGATTCCACGCATTTGATGattcaaaatgaagattcaTGCTCATATTTACAATGGATCACACGATagctttgttgagtataaaACTCACATTCCTATTCTAGActtagtaatttcatttattgGGCTGCTCgcttattcctttatttttcaggaaattgatGGAACCACCTTGAGCTCCTCTATTCGGCAAGTCTGCTCATATGCATATTACCCGAGCGATGTTGTCGATGTGAAGTCTTGAAGATGTGGGTTATAGTAACCGAGAGAGGTGGAGTGTGAGAATGAGTATTTAATCGCCTTCacattttatttataaaaaataaatgggaGGCTATATGATGATGTAGGATATattgatgcatatataaaattatGTGTGTTTATATATAAAGGTTGCTATGTCCGCTAGTTCAATACGCTcaccgttaaaaaaaaaaggttggcgaaaaataaaaataaaaacgattaagaaaaattataaacgGGTTGATAAGGAGAAAGGTCTTGGGGTCGTTACACTTATTTTCTTATTGTTTCCCTAtatagttcttggagaaatattagaattgctaccTAATATTCCCGCTTTAGATTCTGTTATATCATGGAGAATCTTTGCCGACAACCACTAACAATATTGTGGaggcaaataattaaaaaaaaaatgttatcacgcctcaaagtctgattccGTTGTTCATCTCATTCGCTAAATTTCCAATAACTTTTAGCGgccccaaaaaaatttgatcgagaaaaaaaatgttgttgTAATGAGATAATTCCAAGTGTCATCATGATTTGTAACATGCGAGCGCGAAATTATATGACGAGGTCGATCAAATTCGACGGCTGGAACGGAAATGGCGCGGGCATGTGGGAGTTTGTTTGTGCGGCTTCTCACTTGATGACCATATTGAGACACAGCCGTCAGCCTTTGATGTATGACCACGTGCGAAGTCAAAGCTCGGACAAGGCGGCAatgtcgacgacgacgacgattctGAGAATCTGTCTCAATGTGGACTCCATTGGGCCGACTTGCTGCAGGCAAACTCCGTTTCTTTAAGTACGTCGACGTATCTTGACGAGCCGAGCGTATCCGAAATACGTCTTTATTTCAAATCGTGTCGCATTTCAGAATTTTAACCCTCCGAAACTTTCGTCATGCGTGTTCTAGGAATGATATTTATAGGGTtaacaagacaaaaaaatttcaaattatgctCATTGTGACACAAATATCCAAAAAGGAGAATTGTGTCGCTAAAAATCCTAGACATGCATTTTATGTTTTGTTTGCGTCATAAAAAATTCCGAACTTATATAAGTTTGGTAAATATAGTAAAGACAGAACTGGAATAGAGGGTATATATTTTTAGGGTttcttgtgacacaaaaaaaaagtcacgggtacttttttttttttaccgtgcacataatttgagatttttgagaGGTATTTTTGCTTTTACTGAAGTATAGATTTTACTAGAatttaatggaaaataaaaagaaaataataacgGCAAAAGGTACAGCGCACCTCATTAAATCCCATTGTCATGTTGCAGTGGCACCGCTTTCATTCGCCGACCAGCGGATCTGACGTGGCGACTCTCTTTGTTCACGTGGGACGCTAACAAGTCCCACCATCCATCACTTGCTGACGCGGCATTCGTCCACGTCACTGCCAGCCTGATTGCCACttgtctctttctcttttcaaattatttcgGCGGTAATTTTCACCGGAGAAagcgaaaaatgaaaaaagaaatgacaaaacCTTTGTACCACGCCAGCTTTCTTTATCTGTTTTTACCTATTTTGATGGCCTTCTTAATCTTTACATATATTATATCGACGTACGAACGCCAAATCTTCGATTAGGTAGTTTTTAAATTACAAGAATATCAGACTTGATATCACgatcacttttatttaaaaGTTCGCTTTTGATCTACGATATCACTGTATAAGATCAATTTTGTTAATCGATTTTAGCGAGTCTAGTGCTGCTCTTTTACGTTATACTCTTTCGGCTAACTAATTACAGTAATGAATGATATACATTTTTCTTAATAACTGCCCACAGCAAAGCAAGAATATGAATAATGTGAAATTGAACCTGGATTTTCCtccataaatggaaaaaaaaataagaatttttgcATTAGTTATTTTCCATCTATGGAAATGGGAagagtgaaaaaagaagaagaagctgaccTGGCAACTGCTGCTGAgggaaataaatcaaataaaatcgTCCACAACAACGTGCTGAAAAAGTAAAAGTTCGTTTGTTTCTTAGTCGGCACATTTACACACATATACACCAAAGACATAAGGTGCatgaaaaaagataaattaaaaacttTTTTACGACCATTTTGGCTATCAAGAGAGAGACCTTGTATTTACATTCCCTTCTTACGCTTTTTATGTCTTCCAGCATACACTTAATTTCACGcgattaaggaaaaaaatctacGGATTTCATGAGATTTTACTAgattcatgcataacatatGCACAGATTTATTTAGAGAGAAATAAAagttatgattttgttttttaacgCGGTATTGAAATAAGGAAGATCTACACCTCGAACGGCCCAATACAATATCGACGCATTATTTAATAaagtattttaaataaattttattgatGAACCCAGCATATAGATCATTCTTAATCTTAACTCTGGATagtgacacaaatgatccatgaaatttgacccaatgtgcaatgtgatccgtGAACTTTTAACTTGACCCATATGATACTTGAATTTTAGCCCAAGTGTGCAATGTGAtatctgaattttgaaaaacttataaaaaaagtcctaaacttattgcgattgtaccaattcggttcatttGGCCATTTGGTCTTGACGTAGTGCCACCAACGATgacatgataattttttaataaatttttttatggtttggGCTTGCAGCCCTGTTGGCCCAAACCCTATCAataatgaaaagtaaaaaaaaaagttaggaaaaaaagttattaacaaaaaaaaatacaaaattgaaaattattaaaatactattaaaaaattGCCATATCGGCGCCTGGAGGGGCCACATTAACGTCGGTCGATCAAATGggttgaattgatataattgcaaaagatttagaactaaattggcacaataacAATATGtttgaaacttttttggtaattttaatttgattaatatggtttttgaactttaacccaatatttAACTTAGTCCATATACTATAGAAAGATGTCCAATAtaatcatttcattaattcaatttcGGAGACAATATCGAATACTTTCttatagttcggggactaagtCGAACATTTGgttaaagttcagggactatattagtcaaattaaaagttcatggataaaattgcatgtcgagccaaaatttaggagccatttatgtcatttttccttgaCTCTCTGAAAagatgaaagaggaaaatgacAGAAGCAGTGCATAAAATgacaaataaaacaaaataaaatgaaaaagcatAGTGTGATTCGACCATTCCTATCCCAATGATTGAACCTATTGTTAAACTGCTCCCCGACATCCAGAGGGGCATTTGCGTAATTTGCGCACCGCCGCCCGCGACGACGAGGATGCTCCGTCGCGCTTTCTTCTTCGGACACAAATGAGAACAAGAAAACgcatcataaaaaattcccaattcaATAAACGGAGAAGcgaaaatgaacaaatgaaatcgtacaaatacgaggactcaaTTTCACTTGAACTTACGAAAAGCCTCTTCCTTTTACggctcccctctctctctctctctctctatctctcacagGTGAGcaatcccctctctctctctctctctagcttgtTGTCATCAACGACGCTTGATTCGTGAATTCGGTCCGTTTATGCATGCGGTGGCGTGGAATCGCGTTAGTTGATTGCTCTGTCATGGTGGGAATTTGAGGCTTTTATCGGTTTCCGACTCTCTTCTTGCCTGTTGTGTTCGACTGTTTCTGCCCCTTTCTCTGAAACGAGcaaattccctctctctctgaattGAGCTTCTGGGTATGTGTAATTTCAGCCCTTTATTCATGGGGATTTTCGTCTGGGCGGTTTGTTTTCaatcttgatttgatttgatctgGATTTGGTTTACGGCTTCTGGGCTGGCGTTAGCTTTAATCTATGTTGGAGCAGATCGAAAGAGATATGGAAGGGGGTTGGGGGGTGGGGAGGGGAAAAAATTGTTGGTTGACTGATTGTGTCTTGAGATACTGTaaatgaaacatttttttttatgtgaaatctGGAGATCCGTTTCATACGATTTGATGGTATAGATGCTGAGACTATGGTATGAATTGCTTCTGTTGATTTTGTCCGCTGATTTCGATGTATTAAAACTGGTAGCTTGTCTTTTTTCCCCACCTCGCATTTGTTGGAACAGATGGTAAGGGGAGGGAAGGTTGTTAGCAAGAGAAACCCGAAGAAAAGGGCGAAGGCTAGAGACCAAGGTTCTGACGATTCGGATGAGGATTATGTAGTTTCTGATGAAGAAACCGATGCATCTGAGGATGCTGTGGGTGAACTAGAGGTGTCTGCATTAGAGGATGGTTTTGATGCTTTCGTGGAAGATGAgaatgaggaggaggatgaggatgagaaCGATGAAGATTATGATGGCAATGGTATGGATGGTGCTGACGACGATGACGACgtgaatgatgatgatgatgatgaggaggaggaggaggaggaggaggaggaggaggaggaggaagatatGAAAAAGGTTGTCAATTCAAAATCAAAACCAAAATCAGGGTCCTCCAGACCGAGGAAAGCTGGGAATAGCATATCACTGAAGAAAGGTAGTGGTTCgtttgaagaagatgacgagGAATATGACGTGAACGACGAGGAcgatgaggaagatgatgatgaatttGCGCCAGATGACGatgactatttggatgatgaagatgattctGTGGCTAAGACGAGCTACAGGAGTAAAGTGAACGCCACAAGGAGGAAGTTGGGTAGAAGTGGATTGCGGAGAAAGGTTTCTAGAGGTCatagaaagaggaagaaatcaTCAACTTCAAGAAACCCTTCAAGGAAGATGGGAAGGAAGCGTTGCGTGGTACAAAAGAACCCCAAATCTGCTGACGACCACGGCGACAGCGACGATGAGGATGATGTTGATTTTGTAGGGAGGCACAATGTTTggagagaaaaaaggaagaatatatggggaagaagaaagaggaggtaCGTACCATCGTCGGATTCAGATTTTACGAGTTCTGGGTCATCTGGTTGTGACTATACTATTtccgaggaagagagagaacaggTGAGAGAAGCTAATGAGTATTGCGGGAACTTGAAACCTTCCTTGAGGAACTCATTATCTTCCAAGAGACTTAAGAAGGTTGGATGCTTTTCTTTGAGAAGTTCATCTATCACTAATGGGACGAAAGAGAATCATGATCCAGATCAACAGACAAAGCCTAGTGGGataaagggaaaagagaaggtAGAAGAACTAAACATTGGAAAGCAAGTCTGTGGAATTTGCCTGTCAGAAGAGGACAAACGAAGGGTTCGAGGAAGATTAGACTGCTGTAGTCattatttctgtttcaaatgTGTCATGGAGTGGTCAAAGGTGGAAACTCGTTGCCCTTTATGCAAACAGAGATTTCGTACCATCAGTAAACCTGCGAGATCAACTGCAGGAATAGATCTAAGAGATGTGGTGATACCAGTACCAGAGCGGGATCAGGTATCATTTTGTTTGATCATTCTCTGTTGGTTTTCCTGTGACGGCATGCTCTTGATGTTTTAGATAtacattttgtttttggtaCTTCTGGATATTAAATGACATGTTGTCTCTGCAGGTCTATCAGCCAAGCGAAGAAGAAATTAGGGGTTATCTTGATCCGTATGAGAATGTAATTTGTACAGAGTGTCAACAAGGCGGGGATGATGGTCTTATGCTTTTATGTGACCTCTGTGATTCTCCAGCACATACATACTGTGTTGGTCTTGGGAGGGAAGTACCCGAAGGCAATTGGTACTGCGATGGCTGCAGACCCGTTGCCCTTGGATCTTCAAGTTCTCCGGCTCAAGATGCTTTGCCCAATCAAAGGACGACAATGAGTTTGTCTAGCAGACTGTCACCCACTGTCAATGCTGTGGCAAGCTTTGACCTCAATGTGGCTCCTTCACCCCATCCATCATATAATTTAGGATATGGGAATATTCAGTCTCCTAGGTTTCCTGGTGGATTCAGCCAAGCGACACCACCGCTCTCTGGAGCAGGAGCTCCCACACTATCGGGAAGGAGATGGCTATTTCGTCA contains:
- the LOC115752826 gene encoding uncharacterized protein LOC115752826 isoform X1, whose protein sequence is MKSYKYEDSISLELTKSLFLLRLPSLSLSLYLSQMVRGGKVVSKRNPKKRAKARDQGSDDSDEDYVVSDEETDASEDAVGELEVSALEDGFDAFVEDENEEEDEDENDEDYDGNGMDGADDDDDVNDDDDDEEEEEEEEEEEEEEDMKKVVNSKSKPKSGSSRPRKAGNSISLKKGSGSFEEDDEEYDVNDEDDEEDDDEFAPDDDDYLDDEDDSVAKTSYRSKVNATRRKLGRSGLRRKVSRGHRKRKKSSTSRNPSRKMGRKRCVVQKNPKSADDHGDSDDEDDVDFVGRHNVWREKRKNIWGRRKRRYVPSSDSDFTSSGSSGCDYTISEEEREQVREANEYCGNLKPSLRNSLSSKRLKKVGCFSLRSSSITNGTKENHDPDQQTKPSGIKGKEKVEELNIGKQVCGICLSEEDKRRVRGRLDCCSHYFCFKCVMEWSKVETRCPLCKQRFRTISKPARSTAGIDLRDVVIPVPERDQVYQPSEEEIRGYLDPYENVICTECQQGGDDGLMLLCDLCDSPAHTYCVGLGREVPEGNWYCDGCRPVALGSSSSPAQDALPNQRTTMSLSSRLSPTVNAVASFDLNVAPSPHPSYNLGYGNIQSPRFPGGFSQATPPLSGAGAPTLSGRRWLFRQIQQMRSANRPSPVAVRADGTTSASIQYGPLNFIDQGRQMGSHHTAPETRESYVNLFEDKAQENQLPLVRSRDSFDLGAGHLRRQAVNDHDLAFTPPTLGTSGRALLDECAGMNSTTVPDQHHQSSSRSSLVSDGAASPYAGREDSHFRRAKEELQSTVKSHLKSLSREIGLGPGEFKEIARCSTHTVLAACGLEHRRSEVYAIPPLSVCSHIDKIATGQTSLMRGVCSTCFDVFVRDVTQNVMNTRLPPRWLSLGL
- the LOC115752826 gene encoding uncharacterized protein LOC115752826 isoform X2, translating into MVRGGKVVSKRNPKKRAKARDQGSDDSDEDYVVSDEETDASEDAVGELEVSALEDGFDAFVEDENEEEDEDENDEDYDGNGMDGADDDDDVNDDDDDEEEEEEEEEEEEEEDMKKVVNSKSKPKSGSSRPRKAGNSISLKKGSGSFEEDDEEYDVNDEDDEEDDDEFAPDDDDYLDDEDDSVAKTSYRSKVNATRRKLGRSGLRRKVSRGHRKRKKSSTSRNPSRKMGRKRCVVQKNPKSADDHGDSDDEDDVDFVGRHNVWREKRKNIWGRRKRRYVPSSDSDFTSSGSSGCDYTISEEEREQVREANEYCGNLKPSLRNSLSSKRLKKVGCFSLRSSSITNGTKENHDPDQQTKPSGIKGKEKVEELNIGKQVCGICLSEEDKRRVRGRLDCCSHYFCFKCVMEWSKVETRCPLCKQRFRTISKPARSTAGIDLRDVVIPVPERDQVYQPSEEEIRGYLDPYENVICTECQQGGDDGLMLLCDLCDSPAHTYCVGLGREVPEGNWYCDGCRPVALGSSSSPAQDALPNQRTTMSLSSRLSPTVNAVASFDLNVAPSPHPSYNLGYGNIQSPRFPGGFSQATPPLSGAGAPTLSGRRWLFRQIQQMRSANRPSPVAVRADGTTSASIQYGPLNFIDQGRQMGSHHTAPETRESYVNLFEDKAQENQLPLVRSRDSFDLGAGHLRRQAVNDHDLAFTPPTLGTSGRALLDECAGMNSTTVPDQHHQSSSRSSLVSDGAASPYAGREDSHFRRAKEELQSTVKSHLKSLSREIGLGPGEFKEIARCSTHTVLAACGLEHRRSEVYAIPPLSVCSHIDKIATGQTSLMRGVCSTCFDVFVRDVTQNVMNTRLPPRWLSLGL